The following DNA comes from Solea solea chromosome 6, fSolSol10.1, whole genome shotgun sequence.
acatatatgttagttatggaggtctacttacatatattaacttgtcttcatggtcacgtatatgttagttatggaggtcaaCTTACATATatcaacttgttttcatggtcacgtatatgttagttatggaggtctacttacatatattaacttgttttcacggtcacatatatgttcgttatggaggtctacttacatatattaacttgttttcacggtcacacatatatgttagttatggaggtctacttacatatattaacttgttttcacggtcacatatatgttagttatggaggtctacttacatatattaacttgttttcacggtcacatatatgttagttatggaggtctacttacatatattaacttgttttcacggtcacacatatatgttagttatggaggtctacttacatatattaacttgttttcacggtcacgtatatgttagttatggaggtctacttacatatattaacttgttttcacggtcacgtatatgttagttatggaggtctacttacatatattaacttgttttcatggtcacatatatgttagttatggaggtctacttacatatattaacttgttttcatggtcacatatatgttagttatggaggtctacttacatatattaacttgttttcatggtcacatatatgttagttatggaggtctacttacatatattaacttccgcttcgcagagcccaggaaaacaatacaacactattttctcagcagtggctgaactgttgttctgaaactttagggtttcataaacgagttaatgacgcagatacacacacacaaacgcagcgttaattggagcttccagtctatgtcgcctttaagtcctggatgacctgtaactttctacttttaaacttttatactcggccctaaacaccacagagaaaaactttctgatcacattgtcactttagatgacatcaccatggcttccagttgtgtccactgtgaggaaccttggagttacttttgaccaggaaatgtcatttgattcacacatgcaTCTCATTTCAGTGTAACCTGGTTAAGAATCcttactaaaataaataatgaataattcatgGGTTATAAAAGTTCATATTtggttaaaatgttattaaaagtgtattaaaaatgtaaaaggagTAGTTCATAAAGGTTAAATAGGTTGATAAAAGAGTATGGTgtaataaatgacataaatgttcatgtttaaatatttcatttcattttgaagaAACTCATGGGGAGAGAGGAAGTTCTGATTGAGAAGAAGCGTGATCCTGGTCACTGATTTGATTaaggtgtgattgacaggttcAGACCGgaggtgagagagtgaagagtgtgtggTTTTTGGGGTAAACTtgacagagagagcgagcgacGACGACGTGAGTGTGAAATTGTATAAAGATAATAAGTTAAGTGTGTAGTTTTGCGTGTCTAAGAGATTGTCTGCTCGACTCTCGGAACCTGGACATTGGAGCTACTGTTGTTTTGGTGTACAGCGAACCCACTACAGAGAAGTTTCAGCGCGGAACttctaaaataatataaaatgtatttgtgttgaTTTATTGACTCCTTCACATAAAtatcatgtgttcatatttctgctcaactggattaaaatggcggctgtgctctttgtttacccgtcagctgttctgaaaccaaaaacacacattacacacattatTCTGTGTGTCATTGGATCATGACGTGTGACACTGACACATTTATAGATTGTTGAAAAAGTGACCAGAATGATTTcagcacagtgacagtgacactgaaCAGCTCCTCTGCCATGGATCATGGTTTTGATCACTTCCCCTTTGACCTCTCCTCTCTAAAGTGCAAATACAGTCATCATAGAGTAAACTTACTGAGGAAAAATGACCATCATGCAACTGGGCCCTTTTatcaaaaacagcagcacagagttTGACCCtcctttcaactcaaaggttgtgggtttgtggGTTAAGGGCAAGACCCTTCACCTTGTGTTGCTCCTGACAGttaattatagttattatatcTGGAAAGTATTTAACACTAATTAGCTAACAAATATTACAGATACAGAAATATGGTGTTCCTTCCCCATAATAATACAGTTCATTTCATgccaaaaacacaccaacatttaTAAACAGGAACCAGGTGGAAAAAACATGTAATTCCCATTTTAGTAGGAAAGCTCTTCTTTATTATGTTGCTTTCAGAAGATCAAAGACTTCTTGCTCTAATCATTTCCAGCAgactgtacactgagaggtgtaatgctgccctccactgtTCAAAGTTCTGAAGTTCGCAATCACTGTTCAAAGTTCACAGTCTCATCTTCTCGTCCTTCTTTGTTGCATTCAAAACACCTTAAAGAAAATTGCCTTAATGGCAAGATGACAATTCTTCTCAATATTAAAAACTGATTATAGGGAAAAACCTGAGCGCCCCAGGTCAGCCTGTTGTCCTTTGAATATACTACatgaaaaaagcattttaattgTCCCGGGAAGTCCAAACTGGCAGAGACCATCTGCATGTCAAAGTAACATCCATCATGTTTATTATGTGCCAGCATCAAAGCTCCTCTTCAAAGACTTCTCTAGTGTTCCATGTCACCTGGAAGGAGTTCTTACATTACAAGATAACCTCTAGTGCTCCACATCAGTTGGAACTCACACGGTTGCATTACTCCTCTCTCTTCTAGTCTTACTTAAAAAAGAACGAATTTCACAACCATGTCACTGGAAAGAATCATATCTTTCTTGATCGGTGATTGTTGTGGAGCACTCAGTCCTGTACAAGCGATTGGTAGACAACATCTTTCCAGCAAACCAAAAGAATGGGCTAGTAAAAGCCAACATGGAGAAGCTGACATTCTATGCCTTGTTGGTTCCAGAAGAGCTTGACTGTATTGGCGCTTACCTGTCTAAGAGAATGTCACAGGATGTGGCTCGACAAAGATACAGGTATGTGTGCATAGCAATGGAAGCGCTGGACCAGCTGCTGATGGCCTGTCGCTCTCAGAGCATCAACCTGTTTGTGAAGAGTTTCCTGAAGATGGTGCGTGAGGTGCTAGAGTCGGACAAACCTAACCTACAGATCCTAGGAACCAATTTGTTTGTGAAGTTTGCCAACATACAAGAGGACAACCCCTCCTACCACCGCTGTTaccatttttttgtgtcacgTTTCAGTGACATGTGCCACTCTAGCAACGAGGACCCCGATATCTGCTTCAAGATTCGCATGGCAGGTATCAAGGTGAGGATGACGGGGAATGACGACCTACAGGCCAATATCTGGGACCCTGAGCTCATGGACAAGATTGTCCCCTCTCTACTTTTCAACCTGCAGAGTAGAGAATGCACACAGGACCACTCCCCTTCGCTGCTGCGGAtgtcagagaaagaaaagagtggcTTGGTGGAGTTGACAGAGTGCTGCTTTCGGGAGCTTCTGAGACGAGCTGCCTATGGCAAAACACTTATTAGTCTCATGGATTGGCATGACAACAGGTCCAAGCTCCTCAGCATGAGCAGCATCCTGGACATATCTGTGCTCAAGATCAAAGTGGTCAAGTGTTCCAGACAAGATAACTTATTCATGAAAGGTCACGGCCAGCAGCTTTGCCAACACATCTACTTGGTGTGCAAGGAGCAGAGCAATGGTAGGCAGCATTACGAGAacctttttgctttgtttgccaTTTTGAGTGTGGAGCTGGCAAATCCAGAGGTGGTTCTGGACCTCGTTCGCCTGACAGTTGCATTGCAGGACCTGGCACTGTCAACTGACGAGGATCTGCCTATTTACAATCGCTGTGCTATTCATTCCCTGACTGCCGCTTACTTCAACCTTATTTGCCAGCTCACCACTATTCCAGCCTTTTGCAAGTATATACACGAGGTTATTAAGGTCAGGCAGGTAAATAGCCCTCACCTTTTACCCGAGGGTGTCTTCACGAACAACCCCAAGCTGCCTGCCTCACTGGAGAATGTGGAAGGGGATGTTTTATTTCTCCAGTCAAAAATCTCTGAAGTCCTTGGGGGTGGTGGTTATAACACATAGAGACTTTCTTTACCTTTCATTCCTCAGTACACAGATGATGATCCATTGGTGAAACTGTCTCACAGGTGGAGTTACAGTCTAGAAATAGTccagagaaagaagagaggagagtgaCAGAGGAGATCACATTCAAAGCCttgaaaaatgtcattgtgggcagtgtggatatggaggagCAGGACAGGGAGTGGAGGAGACGAGTGATGGAGAAGTTTCAGAAGGCCCCCTTTAAGGAAATAGCTGCACATTGTGGTCCATGTATAGGAGACTAAATCAAATCTTAGAGATTACAATTAGACCTCCACCCAGTCCTGCTGGAACCACGTTATCAAGTCATGGCCAAAGTCAAAGATCATCTGTACCCATCTATGACATGACACTTCCTGACCTGTTTTTGTACTAAACCAGAAAGTCAACTGAGGTGTTGAATAAGTATTGTACACACTTTAATGGCTGTAAAGTTGTTAACCACATCATTTACAAGAGATATTCAGCAATAACAAATGTTGTATCCAGgccactttaaaacatttttttaacttagTCATCTGAAATGACAATTATTTCACTCAGCGGGCAGAACTTCAGGCCATCCTGAACAAAACCACCCACAGCCAcctatctctctgtctgtatacatgtactgtatatacacacaatttacacaatatgttttttgtttgtttgttttttaaataatgatttaattattaAGTTTCATTCAATTATTGGAAATAAAGTATTCAATTGTCCAAAACTgattaaataatcaattaataaccAAATTGGAGCACCATGTCACGAACAGGACTGGACCCAGATGCAGTACGGTGGTAAGAAACAGTCTTTATTCtcacaaaggaaaaacaacgCGGGACACAGGAACGGAGATCCTCAAATATACGTAAGAAACACAGGCGCGGGATCAACGTGGGACTGGACAAAGAGTGCAGAAAAATCCACTGAAAGTTCAGACAGAGTCTCTGAAGCAAACATgtgagtcatcactgcacggctgagtgaaactgcagtgactttgttttatacacgacacacacacacacacacacacactagtgtcTTGTGACTTCacaccacacttctgtagttgttggagattaacccatgttgttaggattgttaagtagtttcaagtgatctacagttcggagctgttcggcttgatttgtgtgtgggaggtctcttcctgtgacgggactcagcggccggcagtctgaccaatcatcgcctagtacctgcttttaagcacgcttggaacctcgtctaaccaggtactaggctagtggaaacgctacttaaaccgtgccgtggcgaggcgaggcgaggcgagtaaagccggtggaaacacacaaacagaataaGCAGACAGACATAccagtgttttgggacttgctggtgttttaggacttgctggcgtcttaggacttgctggcgtctTTGGACTtgatggcgttttaggacttgctggtgttttaggacttgctggtgttttaggacttgctggtgttttaggacttgatggcgttttaggacttgctggcgtcttaggacttgatggcgttttaggacttgctggtgttttaggacttgctggtgttttaggacttgctggtgttttaggacctgctggtgttttaggacttgctggcattttaggacttgctggcgtctTAGGACTTGCTTGCGtcttaggacttgctggcgtgttaggacttgctggcgtgttaggacttgctggcgttttaggacttgctggcgttttaggacttgctggtgttttaggacctgctggtgttttaggacttgatggcgttttaggacttactggtgttttaggacttgctggtgttttaggacctgctggtgttttaggacttgctggtgttttaggacttgctggcgttttaggacttgatggTGTTTTAGGACACTCTCTTTAGCTCCACATACTGTGAACCAGGCATTATTTTCATtagctctcatgtgctggagttCAGAGTTTTTGAATCTTTAATCAattattctgtcaaatatttaaaaagcattttttaaaactcatcAGTAGACAACATAGATACATTGAACTGatgcaaatgaaaaggaaacacatgttGACTGGTCAGGGTTAAACTGTTAGATATGTAATTATACATCATGTAATAAAGGTTATGGATATTATTAAAATTGTAGATGAATACTCTTGGATAAAAGAcacattatgttaaatgttgaaacagCTCGTCACAGGTTCAGGACGTTAGGACTGAAAAATCACACCATCATCGTTGGAGTTCTGTCACAGATCTGTTGAAGCAGCgtcacacgcactcacacacgcacacacggacactctcacacacacacacacgcacacacacacacacatgcacgcacacacacacacacacgcacacacggacactctcacacacacacacacacgcacacacacacacacatgcacgcacacactcacacactcacacacacacacacacacacacacactcacacacacactcacacacacattcatgacttccacctgttgagagaagacgacagagagtcagagtcagagtcagtgatgCAGCTCAGATGTGGAATAACAacatcacacattcacaacagctcacattcactcattcaccaaaCACTGGTTGTTTGgagttgtgtgaaaacaaatcaacagaagTATTTGGACTATTATGAAGTATTCAAATACATTGACAGTATTTTCATATGGagttttgcagctttaacagcttcaactcttcttggaagactttgctcaacactttgaagtgtttctgtgacaattagtgtccattcattgtgtcgagcattgatgaggtcacacactgatgctggacCACAAGGTCTGGCTcttaatctctgttccagttcatcccaaaggtgctgggtggggttaaaggtcagggctcatgtctttatagtggttgctttgtccactgggacacagtcatgttggagtaGAAATGTCTGCGTCTGCTGAACTtcagattgtccttcactgagaGAAGAGGCCGAGAGTCCAAAGCCCCATTGAAACACGTcaattcaaatacttttgtccatatagtgcatCTATATAGTCTAGACGGATTTCAGAAAAAAGGCCTTTTATAAGAAGTAAGGAGCATTTATGGGTACAAGTCGGGAACCGGCCTACCTTACATATTTCAAGGGTGCTGAGTCCAAAAAAACCGGTACCCGGGTGAAATTTTGAGGTTTTGACCTTCTAATTTGCATATTAAAATGGCCGCCAAATTGCCCATCTTGCACAGTTATTGGACCATTTCCtcctagttttttttgtaagtagGCAATCAAGATGAGGAAATTAAGTTTCTAGATCGATAGTCAAGGGTCAAACAAGGATATAGTGGAGGCTCAGTgccttttttatgtatatatatatgcaaaataCCAACTTTTAAGGTGAAATTAAGcattatttgtgtcattttttaaggccgacataaatattaaataaaagttaCTCTGAAATTTTCCCTGTTGATATGACATATGATGTACACCATATTATatgataacaaagaaaaaaatccattgcAAGTTGTCTGAGAAgtcatcgtttttttttttgttttttttttgcaaattaagCATTTGTTCTCTAAATTCTAAGACGGGAAAAACCCAGGTGAATAgggaaaaatattcaaaaagagACCACCATGAAACGTACCAAGTTGAATATTTAGATCAGTACATAGCATGGTCAGTCCCATCGCTGAGGACCCTTTGCCTGAGGTGAATTAACAGCAAAGAGGATCGTAACAGTTTCACACGCTTTGGTAAGTTTCCTGCTTTGTGACTTGTGCCTCTGAACCTCCCGTGAAAAGAGAGACAACAGAGACGAAATGGCATTGGTTTTAGTCTTCAAAGGGTTCAAGGTGTTTGATTCAGTCTCCTCAGGCTCATTGCAAAATCTCGCCACGAAAGACGTTGCCACAGAGGCTATCCAAAGCTCATTACTTTCTGCCAAAGACCTAGGACAAGAAAAAGTGAATTCATTCATTGAGAAAAGGATGATTGTTCCTGAGGACAAAGATAAACCAGAGGTCCCAATCCATGCAACCCTACATAAGAGCAAAGCTAAAACATTTGCATCTCTGTATGAAGTGGCCAAAAATCCTAAAATCAAAGACAACAGAACTGTCATAAAGGCTGACCGAAACATTCTCAAACGCCTTGTTACGGCCTATGAGGCAGGTCGTCCAGTTGACTTACCAGCTGTCCTAAAACACGAGCTTCTGCCAGTTCCCATATCCCTTGCTGAAATGAATGGGACACTTCGCACTGGAAACAAGTCTGTATTAGTAAATAAGTTAACTGAAGACATAGTCTGTCCTGAGGCTATTGAACTTCCCGACATGTCATCTTGTCTCATCATAGATGGACAGGCACTTGTGGTTGCCCTTGGAAAGCCAGACAAAGCAGTAACATTTGGGGATCTGGCCGACACATTTGTCAGAGCAGTGTTGAAAGCAGGATGTTACTATAAAAGGATAGACGTTGTGTTTGACAGATACAGAGAAGAGACCATCAAGGGTGCTACCAGGACACGACGCACAAAAGCAGCTCAACCAATCAGACGACTTGTTGAGGGTTGTGATGTGCCTCTTCCAAAAAACTGGACCAATTTCCTTTCCCTCCCTGACAACAAAGCTGATCTTGCCAATCTACTCTCTGAAGAACTATGTGCTCAGGCACCGGATGATAAAGAGATAGTAGTTGCTGGTGGGTTCAGAGACGAAGAGACGGAGGTTAGGTCATCAAAAGCAACAACCAACCTGACTCATCTGAGAGCCACACACGAAGAGGCAGATACCCGATTGGTATTACATGCAGTGCACTGCCAGTCAGACACAGTAGTCGTGTCATCTAGAGACACTGATGTACTTGTGATTCTCGTTTCCCATTTCCCACACGTAGCATGTAAAAAACTCTGGCTGTTGTCTGGTACCACAAGGAAGCCACAATATATACCAATTGATGCTGTTTTTAACAAACTGCCAAAGGATTCAGCACCAAGCCTTGTAGCATTTCATGCACTAACTGGTTGTGATACCACATCATACATTGCAAGTCACACCAAAAGTACATCATGGAAAGTCTGGAAAATACACCATCAATTGCTCAGCAACCTCGGAATTGGTGATCTCACGGAGGAGACTCAAAGATCTTCAGAGGCTTTTGTCTGCAGAATATATTATGTGCATAAAACAGACTCTGTTGATGCAGCAAGGCATATACTTTTCTCCAGGACAGGTAAACCAGAAGCAATGCCGCCTACAAGCGATGCGCTCCACTTCCATCTGCTGAGAGTACACTACCAGGCAATGGTTTGGAGAAATGCTCACTATGCCACACCTGAGCTTCCTTCACCCTTGGACATGGGATGGAAAGATGGTGATTCAGGACTACAGCCCATTCTTATGTCACAGAACCCAATACCTGAAAAAAACAGGTGTGCCTGTAAAAAACAATGCACAACACGCCGGTGCAAATGCCGAAAATCGGGGCTGTTATGCACTGCAATGTGTACATGTCAGAGTGATGACCAATGTCCTTGTTTAAATGTGGAGTTGTAGTCCTCAAGCATACCAAGGCAATGGGTAACCAAAGAACGTGGAAAAGGAATGCAGAAAGAAATACTAATCAAAATGAAATTCCAAAGACAAATGGCACACAAGCAAACTAGAAAGGTATAAAAACAATTTACCAAAACAAGTGACCTATGGAACTTACAGAAGAAGACAGATGAAAGCAAAGCAATTCAGCtagaaacatgaaagaaaatatacagAAACAAGATGTGATCTGTAGAACTGTTCAAGGgaagtttcatgttttttttttccctattcaCTTGGGTTTTTCGATGTTTGAATTAAGAGCATTATGCTTTGTTtgcataaaaaaatgaattctcAGACAACTTGCAATGGTGTTTTTCTTAGTTATTATGTAATATGGAATACATCACATATCATATATACACTGGGAACATTTAAGAGTGATATTGACTGAATATTTATGTCGGCcttaaaaaatgacacaaataatgCTTAATTTCACCTTAAAAGTTGGtattttgcatatatatatacataaaaaaggcACTGAGCCTCCACTATATCCTTGCTCTGACCCCAGACTATAGATCTAGACACTTAATTCATCATCTTTGATTGCCTACTTACAAAAAAACTTGGGGAAAATGGTCCAACGACTGAGCAAGATAGGCAGTTTGGCGGCCATTTTGATATGCAAATTAGAAGGTCAAAAACTCAAAATTTCGCTCGGGTACCGTTTTTTTTGGATTCAGCACCCTTGAAATATGTAAAGTAGGCCGGTTCCCAACTTGTACCCATAAATGCtccttacattcactttttgggTACATCCCGTCTAGTCTATAAATGCGTACTCTGTGTACTTTGATGGAAAGTATTTGTTAGTAGATATATTTCAGGGACATTTGGTTTTTTGATTGAATTGTTGTTGCCACTGTTTCAtgttgcctcacacacacacacacacacac
Coding sequences within:
- the LOC131460196 gene encoding protein EFR3 homolog B-like, producing the protein MEKLTFYALLVPEELDCIGAYLSKRMSQDVARQRYRYVCIAMEALDQLLMACRSQSINLFVKSFLKMVREVLESDKPNLQILGTNLFVKFANIQEDNPSYHRCYHFFVSRFSDMCHSSNEDPDICFKIRMAGIKVRMTGNDDLQANIWDPELMDKIVPSLLFNLQSRECTQDHSPSLLRMSEKEKSGLVELTECCFRELLRRAAYGKTLISLMDWHDNRSKLLSMSSILDISVLKIKVVKCSRQDNLFMKGHGQQLCQHIYLVCKEQSNGRQHYENLFALFAILSVELANPEVVLDLVRLTVALQDLALSTDEDLPIYNRCAIHSLTAAYFNLICQLTTIPAFCKYIHEVIKVRQVNSPHLLPEGVFTNNPKLPASLENVEGDVLFLQSKISEVLGGGGYNT